A segment of the Mycobacteriales bacterium genome:
GCGCCGGCGCCGACGTCACCGTGACCGGCGACCAGGTCGCGGCGGTGCGCGCCGACGGGCTGGTGGTGCCGGGCGTGGGGGCGTTCGGGGCGTGCGTGGAGGGCATCGAGCTGGTCGGCGGCCGCGCGGTCATCGGCGACCGGGTCGACCGCGAACGCCCCGTCCTCGGCATCTGCGTCGGCATGCAGGTGCTGTTCGACGACAGCGAGGAGAGCCCCGGCGCCAAGGGGCTCGGCGCGCTGCCGGGCACGGTCCGCCGGCTGCGCGACGCGGCGGTGCTCCCGCACACCGGCTGGAACGTCGTGGAGCGCGGCGAGCCGTCGACGCTGCTGGCGGGCATCGACCCGGAGGAGAGGTTCTACTTCGTGCACTCCTACGGCGCCTGCGTCGGCGCGCCGGACGAGGTCGTCATCGGCGAGGTGACCGGCTGGACCCGGCACGGCGCGCGGTTCGCGTCCGTGGTCGAGACCGGCGCGCTGGCGGCCGTGCAGTTCCACCCGGAGAAGTCGGGCGACGCCGGGGCGGCGCTGCTGCGCAACTGGGTGGGGTCGCTGTGATCCTGCTGCCCGCCGTCGACGTCGCCGGCGGCCAGGCCGTCCGGCTGGTCCGCGGCGAGGCCGGCACCGGGACCACCTACGGCGACCCGCTGGCCGCCGCGCTCGCCTGGCAGGAGG
Coding sequences within it:
- the hisH gene encoding imidazole glycerol phosphate synthase subunit HisH; the encoded protein is MTRRPTVVVYDYGSGNLRSAERALDRAGADVTVTGDQVAAVRADGLVVPGVGAFGACVEGIELVGGRAVIGDRVDRERPVLGICVGMQVLFDDSEESPGAKGLGALPGTVRRLRDAAVLPHTGWNVVERGEPSTLLAGIDPEERFYFVHSYGACVGAPDEVVIGEVTGWTRHGARFASVVETGALAAVQFHPEKSGDAGAALLRNWVGSL